A genomic stretch from Megalobrama amblycephala isolate DHTTF-2021 linkage group LG22, ASM1881202v1, whole genome shotgun sequence includes:
- the mak gene encoding serine/threonine-protein kinase MAK isoform X4 — MNRYTTLKQLGDGTYGSVLMGKSNESGELVAIKRMKRKFYSWEECMNLREVKSLKKLNHANVVKLKEVIRENDHLYFVFEYMKENLYQLMKDRENKMFTENEIRNIMFQVLSGLAFVHKHGFFHRDMKPENLLCMGPELVKIADFGLAREIRSRPPYTDYVSTRWYRAPEVLLRSPVYSSPIDIWAVGCIMAELYTLRPLFPGNSEVDEIFKICQVLGTVKKSDWPEGYQLASAMNFRFPQCVPTPLKTLIPNATNEALDLMRDFLQWDPKKRPSAAKALRYPYFQVGQVLGPRPMTPDVRKVQIKPVLPSEPRSELQSVSEPVLPSQTKGQSRNSHQPLQQIPLPQSLSQADPLAPHPQKVVGGENSLIGLKNGRRRWGQTNMKPSDSWDESDCSETAASLSKKPSKGLEEEKTTPQPKDQKPLYTFSTVTKLPNTSRLNQPDSSHHSTSSARQHYLRQSRYLPGLISKNTPSLSNKESQQDLWDTSALINKPLAPIGGVPVSRISPEESSSKATDKAKERTLEQNEQVKGNFVTTTYNLSGGYMPSFQKKEVGSVGQRIQLAPLGHQHARKNYDGWKRRSDRTQLKGTNYAALGKNSANLIGRAPPVQPVHGRVDWAAKYGNHR, encoded by the exons TAATGTGGTGAAGTTAAAGGAGGTGATACGAGAGAACGATCACTTGTACTTTGTCTTTGAATACATGAAAGAAAACCTCTACCAGCTCATGAAAGACAG GGAAAATAAGATGTTTACTGAGAATGAAATAAGGAACATCATGTTTCAAGTTCTCTCTGGTTTGGCATTTGTGCACAAACATG GATTTTTTCACCGTGATATGAAACCAGAGAATTTGCTGTGTATGGGTCCAGAACTGGTGAAAATCGCTGACTTCGGACTGGCTCGAGAGATCCGCTCTAGGCCTCCTTATACAGACTACGTCTCAACACGATG gTATCGAGCTCCAGAGGTGCTGTTGAGGTCACCAGTGTATAGTTCACCCATAGACATCTGGGCAGTAGGATGCATCATGGCTGAACTCTACACACTGCGACCACTGTTTCCTGGCAACAGTGAGGTGGATGAGATCTTCAAGATCTGTCAGGTTCTTGGTACAGTAAAGAAG TCAGACTGGCCAGAGGGTTATCAGCTAGCTTCTGCGATGAACTTCCGTTTCCCTCAGTGTGTTCCTACACCACTGAAAACTCTGATCCCCAATGCCACCAATGAGGCTTTAGATCTCATGAGAGACTTCCTCCAGTGGGACCCAAAGAAAAGACCCTCTGCTGCAAAG GCACTCAGATACCCCTACTTCCAAGTGGGACAAGTTCTGGGTCCCCGTCCCATGACCCCTGATGTACGGAAGGTTCAGATAAAGCCAGTTCTGCCCAGTGAACCCAGATCAGAGTTGCAGTCTGTCTCAGAACCAGTGCTGCCATCACAGACTAAAGGCCAAAGTAGAAACTCCCATCAGCCACTGCAGCAGATTCCTCTGCCTCAGTCTCTCTCTCAGGCAGACCCTCTCGCTCCTCATCCACAAAAG GTGGTCGGGGGTGAGAACAGTTTGATCGGACTGAAGAATGGTCGGAGAAGGTGGGGACAGACAAACATGAAACCCTCAGACAGCTGGGATGAGTCTGACTGTTCTGAGACCGCAGCTTCCCTCTCTAAAAAACCCAGCAAAGGCCTTGAGGAGGAGAAAACTACTCCACA ACCCAAGGACCAGAAACCCCTTTACACATTTAGCACTGTAACCAAGTTACCAAACACCAGCAGACTGAACCAGCCAGATTCTAGTCACCATAGCACCTCTTCAGCCAGACAACATTACCTGCGCCAGTCCAGATACCTGCCAG GGTTAATAAGCAAGAACACACCATCTCTGAGCAACAAGGAGTCTCAACAAGACTTGTGGGACACCTCAGCTCTGATCAACAAACCTCTCGCACCCATTGGAGGAGTGCCAGTGTCCAGAATCAGCCCAG AGGAAAGCAGCAGTAAAGCCACAGATAAAGCTAAAGAAAGGACACTAGAGCAAAATGAACAGGTCAAAG GAAACTTTGTAACTACCACATACAATCTCTCTGGAGGATACATGCCTTCTTTCCAGAAGAAGGAAGTGGGATCTGTAGGACAAAGGATTCAGCTCGCCCCTCTCGGACACCAGCATGCACGTAAGA ATTATGATGGATGGAAAAGGAGATCAGACCGAACCCAACTCAAAGGAACGAATTACGCAGCTCTAGGCAAAAACTCTGCCAATCTCATCGGTCGCGCTCCACCGGTTCAGCCAGTGCATGGACGGGTTGACTGGGCTGCAAAATATGGAAACCATCGCTAG
- the mak gene encoding serine/threonine-protein kinase MAK isoform X8 translates to MNRYTTLKQLGDGTYGSVLMGKSNESGELVAIKRMKRKFYSWEECMNLREVKSLKKLNHANVVKLKEVIRENDHLYFVFEYMKENLYQLMKDRTKLFPESVIRNISFQILQGLSFIHKNGFFHRDMKPENLLCMGPELVKIADFGLAREIRSRPPYTDYVSTRWYRAPEVLLRSPVYSSPIDIWAVGCIMAELYTLRPLFPGNSEVDEIFKICQVLGTVKKSDWPEGYQLASAMNFRFPQCVPTPLKTLIPNATNEALDLMRDFLQWDPKKRPSAAKALRYPYFQVGQVLGPRPMTPDVRKVQIKPVLPSEPRSELQSVSEPVLPSQTKGQSRNSHQPLQQIPLPQSLSQADPLAPHPQKVVGGENSLIGLKNGRRRWGQTNMKPSDSWDESDCSETAASLSKKPSKGLEEEKTTPQPKDQKPLYTFSTVTKLPNTSRLNQPDSSHHSTSSARQHYLRQSRYLPGLISKNTPSLSNKESQQDLWDTSALINKPLAPIGGVPVSRISPGNFVTTTYNLSGGYMPSFQKKEVGSVGQRIQLAPLGHQHALDLSATADSKTGKAKPSKSKPSSTVSVNEISEDYDGWKRRSDRTQLKGTNYAALGKNSANLIGRAPPVQPVHGRVDWAAKYGNHR, encoded by the exons TAATGTGGTGAAGTTAAAGGAGGTGATACGAGAGAACGATCACTTGTACTTTGTCTTTGAATACATGAAAGAAAACCTCTACCAGCTCATGAAAGACAG AACCAAATTGTTCCCAGAGTCAGTCATCAGGAATATAAGCTTTCAGATATTGCAGGGACTATCATTTATTCATAAGAATG GATTTTTTCACCGTGATATGAAACCAGAGAATTTGCTGTGTATGGGTCCAGAACTGGTGAAAATCGCTGACTTCGGACTGGCTCGAGAGATCCGCTCTAGGCCTCCTTATACAGACTACGTCTCAACACGATG gTATCGAGCTCCAGAGGTGCTGTTGAGGTCACCAGTGTATAGTTCACCCATAGACATCTGGGCAGTAGGATGCATCATGGCTGAACTCTACACACTGCGACCACTGTTTCCTGGCAACAGTGAGGTGGATGAGATCTTCAAGATCTGTCAGGTTCTTGGTACAGTAAAGAAG TCAGACTGGCCAGAGGGTTATCAGCTAGCTTCTGCGATGAACTTCCGTTTCCCTCAGTGTGTTCCTACACCACTGAAAACTCTGATCCCCAATGCCACCAATGAGGCTTTAGATCTCATGAGAGACTTCCTCCAGTGGGACCCAAAGAAAAGACCCTCTGCTGCAAAG GCACTCAGATACCCCTACTTCCAAGTGGGACAAGTTCTGGGTCCCCGTCCCATGACCCCTGATGTACGGAAGGTTCAGATAAAGCCAGTTCTGCCCAGTGAACCCAGATCAGAGTTGCAGTCTGTCTCAGAACCAGTGCTGCCATCACAGACTAAAGGCCAAAGTAGAAACTCCCATCAGCCACTGCAGCAGATTCCTCTGCCTCAGTCTCTCTCTCAGGCAGACCCTCTCGCTCCTCATCCACAAAAG GTGGTCGGGGGTGAGAACAGTTTGATCGGACTGAAGAATGGTCGGAGAAGGTGGGGACAGACAAACATGAAACCCTCAGACAGCTGGGATGAGTCTGACTGTTCTGAGACCGCAGCTTCCCTCTCTAAAAAACCCAGCAAAGGCCTTGAGGAGGAGAAAACTACTCCACA ACCCAAGGACCAGAAACCCCTTTACACATTTAGCACTGTAACCAAGTTACCAAACACCAGCAGACTGAACCAGCCAGATTCTAGTCACCATAGCACCTCTTCAGCCAGACAACATTACCTGCGCCAGTCCAGATACCTGCCAG GGTTAATAAGCAAGAACACACCATCTCTGAGCAACAAGGAGTCTCAACAAGACTTGTGGGACACCTCAGCTCTGATCAACAAACCTCTCGCACCCATTGGAGGAGTGCCAGTGTCCAGAATCAGCCCAG GAAACTTTGTAACTACCACATACAATCTCTCTGGAGGATACATGCCTTCTTTCCAGAAGAAGGAAGTGGGATCTGTAGGACAAAGGATTCAGCTCGCCCCTCTCGGACACCAGCATGCAC TTGATCTCTCTGCCACTGCTGACTCTAAAACTGGCAAAGCTAAACCTTCAAAGTCCAAACCTTCCTCTACAGTTTCAGTCAATGAGATCTCTGAAG ATTATGATGGATGGAAAAGGAGATCAGACCGAACCCAACTCAAAGGAACGAATTACGCAGCTCTAGGCAAAAACTCTGCCAATCTCATCGGTCGCGCTCCACCGGTTCAGCCAGTGCATGGACGGGTTGACTGGGCTGCAAAATATGGAAACCATCGCTAG
- the mak gene encoding serine/threonine-protein kinase MAK isoform X6, with protein MNRYTTLKQLGDGTYGSVLMGKSNESGELVAIKRMKRKFYSWEECMNLREVKSLKKLNHANVVKLKEVIRENDHLYFVFEYMKENLYQLMKDRENKMFTENEIRNIMFQVLSGLAFVHKHGFFHRDMKPENLLCMGPELVKIADFGLAREIRSRPPYTDYVSTRWYRAPEVLLRSPVYSSPIDIWAVGCIMAELYTLRPLFPGNSEVDEIFKICQVLGTVKKSDWPEGYQLASAMNFRFPQCVPTPLKTLIPNATNEALDLMRDFLQWDPKKRPSAAKALRYPYFQVGQVLGPRPMTPDVRKVQIKPVLPSEPRSELQSVSEPVLPSQTKGQSRNSHQPLQQIPLPQSLSQADPLAPHPQKVVGGENSLIGLKNGRRRWGQTNMKPSDSWDESDCSETAASLSKKPSKGLEEEKTTPQPKDQKPLYTFSTVTKLPNTSRLNQPDSSHHSTSSARQHYLRQSRYLPGLISKNTPSLSNKESQQDLWDTSALINKPLAPIGGVPVSRISPGNFVTTTYNLSGGYMPSFQKKEVGSVGQRIQLAPLGHQHAHYDGWKRRSDRTQLKGTNYAALGKNSANLIGRAPPVQPVHGRVDWAAKYGNHR; from the exons TAATGTGGTGAAGTTAAAGGAGGTGATACGAGAGAACGATCACTTGTACTTTGTCTTTGAATACATGAAAGAAAACCTCTACCAGCTCATGAAAGACAG GGAAAATAAGATGTTTACTGAGAATGAAATAAGGAACATCATGTTTCAAGTTCTCTCTGGTTTGGCATTTGTGCACAAACATG GATTTTTTCACCGTGATATGAAACCAGAGAATTTGCTGTGTATGGGTCCAGAACTGGTGAAAATCGCTGACTTCGGACTGGCTCGAGAGATCCGCTCTAGGCCTCCTTATACAGACTACGTCTCAACACGATG gTATCGAGCTCCAGAGGTGCTGTTGAGGTCACCAGTGTATAGTTCACCCATAGACATCTGGGCAGTAGGATGCATCATGGCTGAACTCTACACACTGCGACCACTGTTTCCTGGCAACAGTGAGGTGGATGAGATCTTCAAGATCTGTCAGGTTCTTGGTACAGTAAAGAAG TCAGACTGGCCAGAGGGTTATCAGCTAGCTTCTGCGATGAACTTCCGTTTCCCTCAGTGTGTTCCTACACCACTGAAAACTCTGATCCCCAATGCCACCAATGAGGCTTTAGATCTCATGAGAGACTTCCTCCAGTGGGACCCAAAGAAAAGACCCTCTGCTGCAAAG GCACTCAGATACCCCTACTTCCAAGTGGGACAAGTTCTGGGTCCCCGTCCCATGACCCCTGATGTACGGAAGGTTCAGATAAAGCCAGTTCTGCCCAGTGAACCCAGATCAGAGTTGCAGTCTGTCTCAGAACCAGTGCTGCCATCACAGACTAAAGGCCAAAGTAGAAACTCCCATCAGCCACTGCAGCAGATTCCTCTGCCTCAGTCTCTCTCTCAGGCAGACCCTCTCGCTCCTCATCCACAAAAG GTGGTCGGGGGTGAGAACAGTTTGATCGGACTGAAGAATGGTCGGAGAAGGTGGGGACAGACAAACATGAAACCCTCAGACAGCTGGGATGAGTCTGACTGTTCTGAGACCGCAGCTTCCCTCTCTAAAAAACCCAGCAAAGGCCTTGAGGAGGAGAAAACTACTCCACA ACCCAAGGACCAGAAACCCCTTTACACATTTAGCACTGTAACCAAGTTACCAAACACCAGCAGACTGAACCAGCCAGATTCTAGTCACCATAGCACCTCTTCAGCCAGACAACATTACCTGCGCCAGTCCAGATACCTGCCAG GGTTAATAAGCAAGAACACACCATCTCTGAGCAACAAGGAGTCTCAACAAGACTTGTGGGACACCTCAGCTCTGATCAACAAACCTCTCGCACCCATTGGAGGAGTGCCAGTGTCCAGAATCAGCCCAG GAAACTTTGTAACTACCACATACAATCTCTCTGGAGGATACATGCCTTCTTTCCAGAAGAAGGAAGTGGGATCTGTAGGACAAAGGATTCAGCTCGCCCCTCTCGGACACCAGCATGCAC ATTATGATGGATGGAAAAGGAGATCAGACCGAACCCAACTCAAAGGAACGAATTACGCAGCTCTAGGCAAAAACTCTGCCAATCTCATCGGTCGCGCTCCACCGGTTCAGCCAGTGCATGGACGGGTTGACTGGGCTGCAAAATATGGAAACCATCGCTAG
- the mak gene encoding serine/threonine-protein kinase MAK isoform X1 has translation MNRYTTLKQLGDGTYGSVLMGKSNESGELVAIKRMKRKFYSWEECMNLREVKSLKKLNHANVVKLKEVIRENDHLYFVFEYMKENLYQLMKDRENKMFTENEIRNIMFQVLSGLAFVHKHGFFHRDMKPENLLCMGPELVKIADFGLAREIRSRPPYTDYVSTRWYRAPEVLLRSPVYSSPIDIWAVGCIMAELYTLRPLFPGNSEVDEIFKICQVLGTVKKSDWPEGYQLASAMNFRFPQCVPTPLKTLIPNATNEALDLMRDFLQWDPKKRPSAAKALRYPYFQVGQVLGPRPMTPDVRKVQIKPVLPSEPRSELQSVSEPVLPSQTKGQSRNSHQPLQQIPLPQSLSQADPLAPHPQKVVGGENSLIGLKNGRRRWGQTNMKPSDSWDESDCSETAASLSKKPSKGLEEEKTTPQPKDQKPLYTFSTVTKLPNTSRLNQPDSSHHSTSSARQHYLRQSRYLPGLISKNTPSLSNKESQQDLWDTSALINKPLAPIGGVPVSRISPEESSSKATDKAKERTLEQNEQVKGNFVTTTYNLSGGYMPSFQKKEVGSVGQRIQLAPLGHQHALDLSATADSKTGKAKPSKSKPSSTVSVNEISEDYDGWKRRSDRTQLKGTNYAALGKNSANLIGRAPPVQPVHGRVDWAAKYGNHR, from the exons TAATGTGGTGAAGTTAAAGGAGGTGATACGAGAGAACGATCACTTGTACTTTGTCTTTGAATACATGAAAGAAAACCTCTACCAGCTCATGAAAGACAG GGAAAATAAGATGTTTACTGAGAATGAAATAAGGAACATCATGTTTCAAGTTCTCTCTGGTTTGGCATTTGTGCACAAACATG GATTTTTTCACCGTGATATGAAACCAGAGAATTTGCTGTGTATGGGTCCAGAACTGGTGAAAATCGCTGACTTCGGACTGGCTCGAGAGATCCGCTCTAGGCCTCCTTATACAGACTACGTCTCAACACGATG gTATCGAGCTCCAGAGGTGCTGTTGAGGTCACCAGTGTATAGTTCACCCATAGACATCTGGGCAGTAGGATGCATCATGGCTGAACTCTACACACTGCGACCACTGTTTCCTGGCAACAGTGAGGTGGATGAGATCTTCAAGATCTGTCAGGTTCTTGGTACAGTAAAGAAG TCAGACTGGCCAGAGGGTTATCAGCTAGCTTCTGCGATGAACTTCCGTTTCCCTCAGTGTGTTCCTACACCACTGAAAACTCTGATCCCCAATGCCACCAATGAGGCTTTAGATCTCATGAGAGACTTCCTCCAGTGGGACCCAAAGAAAAGACCCTCTGCTGCAAAG GCACTCAGATACCCCTACTTCCAAGTGGGACAAGTTCTGGGTCCCCGTCCCATGACCCCTGATGTACGGAAGGTTCAGATAAAGCCAGTTCTGCCCAGTGAACCCAGATCAGAGTTGCAGTCTGTCTCAGAACCAGTGCTGCCATCACAGACTAAAGGCCAAAGTAGAAACTCCCATCAGCCACTGCAGCAGATTCCTCTGCCTCAGTCTCTCTCTCAGGCAGACCCTCTCGCTCCTCATCCACAAAAG GTGGTCGGGGGTGAGAACAGTTTGATCGGACTGAAGAATGGTCGGAGAAGGTGGGGACAGACAAACATGAAACCCTCAGACAGCTGGGATGAGTCTGACTGTTCTGAGACCGCAGCTTCCCTCTCTAAAAAACCCAGCAAAGGCCTTGAGGAGGAGAAAACTACTCCACA ACCCAAGGACCAGAAACCCCTTTACACATTTAGCACTGTAACCAAGTTACCAAACACCAGCAGACTGAACCAGCCAGATTCTAGTCACCATAGCACCTCTTCAGCCAGACAACATTACCTGCGCCAGTCCAGATACCTGCCAG GGTTAATAAGCAAGAACACACCATCTCTGAGCAACAAGGAGTCTCAACAAGACTTGTGGGACACCTCAGCTCTGATCAACAAACCTCTCGCACCCATTGGAGGAGTGCCAGTGTCCAGAATCAGCCCAG AGGAAAGCAGCAGTAAAGCCACAGATAAAGCTAAAGAAAGGACACTAGAGCAAAATGAACAGGTCAAAG GAAACTTTGTAACTACCACATACAATCTCTCTGGAGGATACATGCCTTCTTTCCAGAAGAAGGAAGTGGGATCTGTAGGACAAAGGATTCAGCTCGCCCCTCTCGGACACCAGCATGCAC TTGATCTCTCTGCCACTGCTGACTCTAAAACTGGCAAAGCTAAACCTTCAAAGTCCAAACCTTCCTCTACAGTTTCAGTCAATGAGATCTCTGAAG ATTATGATGGATGGAAAAGGAGATCAGACCGAACCCAACTCAAAGGAACGAATTACGCAGCTCTAGGCAAAAACTCTGCCAATCTCATCGGTCGCGCTCCACCGGTTCAGCCAGTGCATGGACGGGTTGACTGGGCTGCAAAATATGGAAACCATCGCTAG
- the mak gene encoding serine/threonine-protein kinase MAK isoform X5 yields MNRYTTLKQLGDGTYGSVLMGKSNESGELVAIKRMKRKFYSWEECMNLREVKSLKKLNHANVVKLKEVIRENDHLYFVFEYMKENLYQLMKDRENKMFTENEIRNIMFQVLSGLAFVHKHGFFHRDMKPENLLCMGPELVKIADFGLAREIRSRPPYTDYVSTRWYRAPEVLLRSPVYSSPIDIWAVGCIMAELYTLRPLFPGNSEVDEIFKICQVLGTVKKSDWPEGYQLASAMNFRFPQCVPTPLKTLIPNATNEALDLMRDFLQWDPKKRPSAAKALRYPYFQVGQVLGPRPMTPDVRKVQIKPVLPSEPRSELQSVSEPVLPSQTKGQSRNSHQPLQQIPLPQSLSQADPLAPHPQKVVGGENSLIGLKNGRRRWGQTNMKPSDSWDESDCSETAASLSKKPSKGLEEEKTTPQPKDQKPLYTFSTVTKLPNTSRLNQPDSSHHSTSSARQHYLRQSRYLPGLISKNTPSLSNKESQQDLWDTSALINKPLAPIGGVPVSRISPEESSSKATDKAKERTLEQNEQVKGNFVTTTYNLSGGYMPSFQKKEVGSVGQRIQLAPLGHQHAHYDGWKRRSDRTQLKGTNYAALGKNSANLIGRAPPVQPVHGRVDWAAKYGNHR; encoded by the exons TAATGTGGTGAAGTTAAAGGAGGTGATACGAGAGAACGATCACTTGTACTTTGTCTTTGAATACATGAAAGAAAACCTCTACCAGCTCATGAAAGACAG GGAAAATAAGATGTTTACTGAGAATGAAATAAGGAACATCATGTTTCAAGTTCTCTCTGGTTTGGCATTTGTGCACAAACATG GATTTTTTCACCGTGATATGAAACCAGAGAATTTGCTGTGTATGGGTCCAGAACTGGTGAAAATCGCTGACTTCGGACTGGCTCGAGAGATCCGCTCTAGGCCTCCTTATACAGACTACGTCTCAACACGATG gTATCGAGCTCCAGAGGTGCTGTTGAGGTCACCAGTGTATAGTTCACCCATAGACATCTGGGCAGTAGGATGCATCATGGCTGAACTCTACACACTGCGACCACTGTTTCCTGGCAACAGTGAGGTGGATGAGATCTTCAAGATCTGTCAGGTTCTTGGTACAGTAAAGAAG TCAGACTGGCCAGAGGGTTATCAGCTAGCTTCTGCGATGAACTTCCGTTTCCCTCAGTGTGTTCCTACACCACTGAAAACTCTGATCCCCAATGCCACCAATGAGGCTTTAGATCTCATGAGAGACTTCCTCCAGTGGGACCCAAAGAAAAGACCCTCTGCTGCAAAG GCACTCAGATACCCCTACTTCCAAGTGGGACAAGTTCTGGGTCCCCGTCCCATGACCCCTGATGTACGGAAGGTTCAGATAAAGCCAGTTCTGCCCAGTGAACCCAGATCAGAGTTGCAGTCTGTCTCAGAACCAGTGCTGCCATCACAGACTAAAGGCCAAAGTAGAAACTCCCATCAGCCACTGCAGCAGATTCCTCTGCCTCAGTCTCTCTCTCAGGCAGACCCTCTCGCTCCTCATCCACAAAAG GTGGTCGGGGGTGAGAACAGTTTGATCGGACTGAAGAATGGTCGGAGAAGGTGGGGACAGACAAACATGAAACCCTCAGACAGCTGGGATGAGTCTGACTGTTCTGAGACCGCAGCTTCCCTCTCTAAAAAACCCAGCAAAGGCCTTGAGGAGGAGAAAACTACTCCACA ACCCAAGGACCAGAAACCCCTTTACACATTTAGCACTGTAACCAAGTTACCAAACACCAGCAGACTGAACCAGCCAGATTCTAGTCACCATAGCACCTCTTCAGCCAGACAACATTACCTGCGCCAGTCCAGATACCTGCCAG GGTTAATAAGCAAGAACACACCATCTCTGAGCAACAAGGAGTCTCAACAAGACTTGTGGGACACCTCAGCTCTGATCAACAAACCTCTCGCACCCATTGGAGGAGTGCCAGTGTCCAGAATCAGCCCAG AGGAAAGCAGCAGTAAAGCCACAGATAAAGCTAAAGAAAGGACACTAGAGCAAAATGAACAGGTCAAAG GAAACTTTGTAACTACCACATACAATCTCTCTGGAGGATACATGCCTTCTTTCCAGAAGAAGGAAGTGGGATCTGTAGGACAAAGGATTCAGCTCGCCCCTCTCGGACACCAGCATGCAC ATTATGATGGATGGAAAAGGAGATCAGACCGAACCCAACTCAAAGGAACGAATTACGCAGCTCTAGGCAAAAACTCTGCCAATCTCATCGGTCGCGCTCCACCGGTTCAGCCAGTGCATGGACGGGTTGACTGGGCTGCAAAATATGGAAACCATCGCTAG
- the mak gene encoding serine/threonine-protein kinase MAK isoform X3, which translates to MNRYTTLKQLGDGTYGSVLMGKSNESGELVAIKRMKRKFYSWEECMNLREVKSLKKLNHANVVKLKEVIRENDHLYFVFEYMKENLYQLMKDRENKMFTENEIRNIMFQVLSGLAFVHKHGFFHRDMKPENLLCMGPELVKIADFGLAREIRSRPPYTDYVSTRWYRAPEVLLRSPVYSSPIDIWAVGCIMAELYTLRPLFPGNSEVDEIFKICQVLGTVKKSDWPEGYQLASAMNFRFPQCVPTPLKTLIPNATNEALDLMRDFLQWDPKKRPSAAKALRYPYFQVGQVLGPRPMTPDVRKVQIKPVLPSEPRSELQSVSEPVLPSQTKGQSRNSHQPLQQIPLPQSLSQADPLAPHPQKVVGGENSLIGLKNGRRRWGQTNMKPSDSWDESDCSETAASLSKKPSKGLEEEKTTPQPKDQKPLYTFSTVTKLPNTSRLNQPDSSHHSTSSARQHYLRQSRYLPGLISKNTPSLSNKESQQDLWDTSALINKPLAPIGGVPVSRISPGNFVTTTYNLSGGYMPSFQKKEVGSVGQRIQLAPLGHQHALDLSATADSKTGKAKPSKSKPSSTVSVNEISEDYDGWKRRSDRTQLKGTNYAALGKNSANLIGRAPPVQPVHGRVDWAAKYGNHR; encoded by the exons TAATGTGGTGAAGTTAAAGGAGGTGATACGAGAGAACGATCACTTGTACTTTGTCTTTGAATACATGAAAGAAAACCTCTACCAGCTCATGAAAGACAG GGAAAATAAGATGTTTACTGAGAATGAAATAAGGAACATCATGTTTCAAGTTCTCTCTGGTTTGGCATTTGTGCACAAACATG GATTTTTTCACCGTGATATGAAACCAGAGAATTTGCTGTGTATGGGTCCAGAACTGGTGAAAATCGCTGACTTCGGACTGGCTCGAGAGATCCGCTCTAGGCCTCCTTATACAGACTACGTCTCAACACGATG gTATCGAGCTCCAGAGGTGCTGTTGAGGTCACCAGTGTATAGTTCACCCATAGACATCTGGGCAGTAGGATGCATCATGGCTGAACTCTACACACTGCGACCACTGTTTCCTGGCAACAGTGAGGTGGATGAGATCTTCAAGATCTGTCAGGTTCTTGGTACAGTAAAGAAG TCAGACTGGCCAGAGGGTTATCAGCTAGCTTCTGCGATGAACTTCCGTTTCCCTCAGTGTGTTCCTACACCACTGAAAACTCTGATCCCCAATGCCACCAATGAGGCTTTAGATCTCATGAGAGACTTCCTCCAGTGGGACCCAAAGAAAAGACCCTCTGCTGCAAAG GCACTCAGATACCCCTACTTCCAAGTGGGACAAGTTCTGGGTCCCCGTCCCATGACCCCTGATGTACGGAAGGTTCAGATAAAGCCAGTTCTGCCCAGTGAACCCAGATCAGAGTTGCAGTCTGTCTCAGAACCAGTGCTGCCATCACAGACTAAAGGCCAAAGTAGAAACTCCCATCAGCCACTGCAGCAGATTCCTCTGCCTCAGTCTCTCTCTCAGGCAGACCCTCTCGCTCCTCATCCACAAAAG GTGGTCGGGGGTGAGAACAGTTTGATCGGACTGAAGAATGGTCGGAGAAGGTGGGGACAGACAAACATGAAACCCTCAGACAGCTGGGATGAGTCTGACTGTTCTGAGACCGCAGCTTCCCTCTCTAAAAAACCCAGCAAAGGCCTTGAGGAGGAGAAAACTACTCCACA ACCCAAGGACCAGAAACCCCTTTACACATTTAGCACTGTAACCAAGTTACCAAACACCAGCAGACTGAACCAGCCAGATTCTAGTCACCATAGCACCTCTTCAGCCAGACAACATTACCTGCGCCAGTCCAGATACCTGCCAG GGTTAATAAGCAAGAACACACCATCTCTGAGCAACAAGGAGTCTCAACAAGACTTGTGGGACACCTCAGCTCTGATCAACAAACCTCTCGCACCCATTGGAGGAGTGCCAGTGTCCAGAATCAGCCCAG GAAACTTTGTAACTACCACATACAATCTCTCTGGAGGATACATGCCTTCTTTCCAGAAGAAGGAAGTGGGATCTGTAGGACAAAGGATTCAGCTCGCCCCTCTCGGACACCAGCATGCAC TTGATCTCTCTGCCACTGCTGACTCTAAAACTGGCAAAGCTAAACCTTCAAAGTCCAAACCTTCCTCTACAGTTTCAGTCAATGAGATCTCTGAAG ATTATGATGGATGGAAAAGGAGATCAGACCGAACCCAACTCAAAGGAACGAATTACGCAGCTCTAGGCAAAAACTCTGCCAATCTCATCGGTCGCGCTCCACCGGTTCAGCCAGTGCATGGACGGGTTGACTGGGCTGCAAAATATGGAAACCATCGCTAG